The Pyrus communis chromosome 5, drPyrComm1.1, whole genome shotgun sequence region GGACAAGGAAGAGTTGTGCGGCGTCGGAAGTGAATGTAATAGTGATCATATGTTACATGGTCCATTATCTTTCTTTCTAACAGCCACTTGTTTACCGACACGTGTAAATAATATTTCCTTTTTAATTAACTTCTCACCTGTGGTTCCCATTTTTGCTGCGAGCTGAAGCAAAAccccaatttcaaaatttagggttttgcagagaaattagggttttgcagAGGCATCTTCTTACTCTCTCTGTGTTGGTTGCAGAGATGCTCCCAGTGTTGAAGATCAAGTAAAATCCGCTATATTCAACCATGTCATGGTCTGGGGTTTGTAAGAGAGCTCTTCCCCTCTCAACTTACCTCAAAAGCTCACACCTTTTCACTCTCCAGTCCAGGTAAATATTTCCATTGCTTCAAAGGACATGATTTCCGAACGCCATTTTTCTCCTTCTACACGCCCCTGTTTATTTCTGTCTCTTGATCCTCGATTGGCTTATTCAATCAAATGGCAAGGATTAAACAGGGGTTTACAGAAGCCGGAAAAAAAAGTGTGTGGAAATCACTTCCCGGCTTAAAATTGCTGTCGGAGAATATAACTTTGTGAATGCCACGTGTGCTTTGTATCAAGTGTTAATTTTTGTGTTGAAATGATATGATGATCCAGATGCATACCCAATTGTAATTTCAATGGAGGTGGTAGTAGTATTAGTGCATatcagaggcatttcagccatGATAGTAAGAATATGTGGCGGCGATTTGAGTTAAGCTCGTTCGACAAGCGTGGTAGTCAGCTCTCACCGTTTGCTTCTCTATCTCTGTTGAGAAGAATCCAGAGACCCTATTCTTCTCTGGCTGCCACGCAACGAAAATCACGCAAGATGCTTTACTACTTGACGGGTTTGGTTTTTGCAATGGTGGCAGCCAGTTATGCAGCTGTTCCTCTCTATAGAAGATTCTGCCAAGCTACAGGGTATGGAGGCACTATCCAACGCCGTGAGGTCTGATTCTGTTCGATTTTTTGGGCTGCAATATTGGTTTCTTTCATTCcgaatttgtttgatttaacaATGATTTGCACCTTTGCTTTCTTTAGAGTGTTGAACAGAAGATTGCTCGGCATGCTAAGGATGGCACAGTCACAAATAGGTCCGCATTCTGCTTCTAAAGTGACAGAGCTCGTCTCTTCTTATGGTTGTGAAATTATCAAAtccttaattttcattttacttttatgTTTTCCATGCCTATGGTATTCATAAATGAATGCTTTCTATGTCCTACCCCTACCCCTATCCCAATTACACAAGAGTTTCACTCGATTTCAGAAAACATTATGGGAACCTTTGTCTCTTATTCTTGAGTTGTAAATCAGAGTTTAATTAGTAGATTCAGCGGAATCTGAATGATGTTATTCTCCAAGATGTGTAATTTTTTACTTATATTGAATGAAGTTACCAACGTTTATATTCTCATATGACATCCTCTTGTAGGGAGATAGTGGTGCAGTTCAATGCTGATGTGGCTGATGGAATGCAATGGAAGTTTATTCCTACACAAAGAGAGGTTTTTCCTTTCACaatgtatttatttgtttgctACATCCATTATTATTCTTAACTACATAATTTTCAAAGCAAAGGGTCTCTCTACAATTTTGGTGCTTTACAGTAACATTCTTGCCTTATTTCTGGAAGGTAAGGGTAAAGCCTGGAGAAAGTGCACTTGCTTTCTATACCGCTGAAAACCGAAGTTCAACTCCAATAGTTGGTGTCTCAACATATAATGTTACCCCTATGAAGGTACTGCCCGATAATGTTTCTTTGTGTTTATTCACGTGTCTTTAAATTCCATTTCTTGACTCTAGTATGAACAGTGCCTCAATGTATTTCGTTGGGTTTTAATAAACCTTGATTATCTAGATCTCATGGAACAATTTGTAACCCAAGACAGGTGATAACACAAAATGCACTGTAGGATGAGCCTGATATAGCTCTATACAGTGCCGTGAAAGTTTCCATTTTCATGGCTTTTGAAATACAGTTTATTATATCGATGTAATTTCTTGACATAGAGAGTGGTATGAGGACAGTGAAGGAACAAATAGAATCATTGTATGAAATCAATGCCAGCCTAATGAAACATTTGAAAGATGCCTTGAAATAATATGCGTCGATATGGCCATAGAATTGAAAGCATATTTGCGTGTGGAGAATTTCTAGTCATGAGAAACATCTCGTGAAATCAAGAGCACTTATGACGAGGTAAGGGATCATTGGTTTGTGCCAGTTTCCATCGTTGACACAGC contains the following coding sequences:
- the LOC137733778 gene encoding cytochrome c oxidase assembly protein COX11, mitochondrial-like, yielding MSWSGVCKRALPLSTYLKSSHLFTLQSRCIPNCNFNGGGSSISAYQRHFSHDSKNMWRRFELSSFDKRGSQLSPFASLSLLRRIQRPYSSLAATQRKSRKMLYYLTGLVFAMVAASYAAVPLYRRFCQATGYGGTIQRRESVEQKIARHAKDGTVTNREIVVQFNADVADGMQWKFIPTQREVRVKPGESALAFYTAENRSSTPIVGVSTYNVTPMKAAVYLNKIQCFCFEEQRLLPGEQIDMPVFFYIDPEFETDPRMDGINNIILSYTFFKVSEE